In the Arachis ipaensis cultivar K30076 chromosome B10, Araip1.1, whole genome shotgun sequence genome, one interval contains:
- the LOC107619971 gene encoding uncharacterized protein LOC107619971 has product MVSDENFVALVYNRGSIKKKTRSDIKFTNKDPLSVFLKPSTSFTEFKNTMLQKLGLLGVKRVEKLFYRIPISVLHDDVKYDSFVISSDEDFSGGSNWNPQSLRHLACSNSMPIGASSVAPIVAPEAVVVASPSFAFNLNRSGDAGVSETGPSGEVAFATPGSSAVVPVFGDVGVPDGVEDALHDDGDVEPAIIANDSDDDTPRLNPVVGGGASSSDKEEVVLSVKTYSICRGIEYKVLESDHRKYYGKCKEFGSGCTWLIRVSLRQRRGIWEVKRYNIPHTCLATSISSDHRKLDYHIISAFILPMIQGTAECHGGTLRVQIDLQEGLDG; this is encoded by the exons ATGGTTAGTGATGAGAATTTTGTAGCTCTTGTGTACAATAGAGGGTCAATTAAGAAAAAAACGCGATCAGATATTAAGTTTACTAATAAGGACCCACTGAGTGTTTTTCTCAAACCTTCGACGAGTTTTACTGAGTTTAAGAATACTATGCTCCAGAAGCTAGGTCTGCTCGGCGTTAAACGGGTGGAGAAGTTGTTCTATAGGATCCCGATATCCGTGTTACACGATGATGTTAAGTATGATTCATTTGTTATTAGTAGTGATGAGGATTT TTCTGGAGGTTCGAATTGGAATCCTCAATCCTTAAGACATCTAGCCTGCTCTAATTCCATGCCTATTGGTGCCTCGTCGGTTGCGCCGATCGTTGCACCCGAGGCAGTTGTAGTTGCTTCTCCTTCCTTTGCATTTAATCTGAACCGCAGTGGTGATGCCGGAGTTAGTGAGACTGGACCGTCGGGGGAGGTAGCATTTGCGACGCCAGGTTCTTCTGCAGTGGTCCCGGTCTTCGGAGATGTTGGAGTACCTGATGGGGTAGAGGATGCACTGCATGATGACGGTGATGTGGAGCCCGCCATAATAGCGAACGATAGTGATGATGACACACCACGGCTGAATCCAGTTGTGGGTGGGGGAGCATCTAGTTCGG ATAAAGAAGAAGTCGTGTTAAGCGTGAAAACTTATAGCATTTGCCGTGGAATTGAGTACAAGGTATTAGAATCTGATCATCGCAAGTACTATGGCAAGTGCAAAGAGTTCGGCAGCGGGTGCACATGGCTCATTCGAGTTAGCCTCCGTCAGCGCAGAGGTATTTGGGAGGTAAAACGATACAATATTCCTCACACTTGTCTAGCCACATCGATATCTAGTGATCACAGGAAGCTTGATTATCATATCATATCGGCCTTCATACTGCCCATGATTCAAGGTACTGCAGAATGCCACGGAGGCACACTTCGGGTTCAGATCGACTTACAGGAGGGTTTGGATGGCTAA
- the LOC110267646 gene encoding uncharacterized protein LOC110267646, with amino-acid sequence MSDNRRVERRRRIGTRATDREWRWLDDMMQEEQVGGDDGGQADHRLRRSSARRRAARGGGAPPVHHDDEAGSSRRHPTDTHVGGPAEASMGGTPFTHVSSSQVLHGSSTQLLADLATTSFTIDLDDQLGGPQFYADFVEIIRGDDAHQYQSSIPGGPLDPTEYRPQPADVPSQVPETQLLVDLNEPAGSLYDTWFGMGGDTTICIWSWGTGGSTGRSASD; translated from the coding sequence ATGTCGGATAACAGACGTGTGGAGAGGAGACGACGTATCGGTACACGTGCCACTGATCGCGAGTGGCGCTGGCTAGACGACATGATGCAGGAGGAGCAGGTTGGTGGTGATGACGGAGGCCAGGCAGATCATCGCCTTCGTCGATCTTCTGCTAGACGACGGGCTGCTCGTGGTGGAGGAGCACCTCCCGTCCACCATGATGACGAGGCAGGATCGTCCCGTCGGCACCCTACAGACACTCATGTTGGTGGCCCCGCGGAGGCTAGTATGGGTGGTACACCTTTTACCCACGTATCTAGCTCTCAGGTACTACATGGGTCTAGCACACAACTGTTAGCCGATCTTGCTACCACTTCTTTCACTATAGATTTGGACGATCAGTTGGGTGGACCCCAGTTCTATGCGGATTTTGTTGAGATCATACGGGGTGACGACGCTCATCAGTACCAGAGCTCGATTCCAGGCGGCCCTTTAGACCCTACGGAGTATAGGCCACAGCCAGCGGATGTGCCGTCCCAGGTTCCTGAGACCCAGCTCCTAGTCGACTTGAATGAGCCCGCAGGCAGCCTGTACGACACTTGGTTCGGCATGGGGGGGGACACCACCATCTGCATTTGGAGTTGGGGCACAGGAGGCTCCACCGGGAGATCGGCGAGCGACTAG
- the LOC107622355 gene encoding uncharacterized protein LOC107622355, giving the protein MRFCWKMESTTETSGGVSSTQAVLLGALAPGVNGPTWITLKLTFLMMGMCLAVMLGLAFSSSDSPLLLHVTFLVLICVTLFLLLSWFLAQTGLVTVEHQMREMGLVQNDHSETTRKNQ; this is encoded by the exons ATGCGCTTTTGTTGGAAGATGGAATCAACCACTGAAACTAGCGGAGGTGTATCATCAACCCAAGCAGTTCTGCTCGGAGCTTTAGCTCCTGGTGTGAAT GGTCCTACTTGGATTACCTTAAAGTTGACTTTTTTGATGATGGGTATGTGTCTTGCTGTTATGTTGGGATTAGCATTCTCTTCCAGTGATTCACCCTTGCTGCTTCATGTTactttccttgttcttatttgtgTTACCCTCTTCTTGCTCCTTAGCTG GTTTCTTGCACAAACTGGCCTAGTGACAGTTGAACATCAAATGCGCGAGATGGGGTTAGTGCAAAATGATCATTCAGAGACAACTAGAAAGAACCAATAA
- the LOC107622356 gene encoding LOW QUALITY PROTEIN: protein SMG7L (The sequence of the model RefSeq protein was modified relative to this genomic sequence to represent the inferred CDS: inserted 1 base in 1 codon), translated as MTPNLHLQPVDHKEEKVLLEMGNSEKQLWTLIHSKGLLNAEAQDLYRKVRSSYERILLNNHTQSELQDLEYCLWKLHYKHIDEFRKIQKKGSGNAAGKKSGTSPDAAAENHLQSFKSFLSEAIEFYQTLIVKLRKHYAVPEEALFYKKGWTSTSVEPDVMLKCQYLCHRCLVCMGDLSRYKQQCENPDSQNHNWSVAATHYLVATRIWPDSGNPQNQLAVLATYIGDEFLAMYHSIRSLAVKEPFPDAWNNLILLFEKNRSSHLQYTSSEVCFEFLRPLGRISEETKEQYKGDSPNYSKFEGESNHFADTKLWSLMVRTISFLFITSSLEEFPIALASTVVELDKLMELEDIELKNMLESYRQMDLARRGPFRALQVVSMLIFSLKNLLDKLEKNESEDKDDKHLMQLALAAAFSFMGRFTERCLKASSLNHCPLLPSVLVFVEWCSSTLDSAEACATDQTSKRAISYFFHVFVQLLNQLNVNRKKTKKLLDNTPLWEDYELRGFVPVSPSHFSLDFSGNWEXGMKIARRSNNLQKWITCDEAGNKFYVASSDEVHSKKGTEKVETGSNGTSAKHLNQQINKDAAAEQGKLIAKDSLSSSGSNGKSSAVEEEEVILFRPLTRYNSAPSYPSISTDEQTSPKDKDEQNTSSDDCLRRATSLLMAQNPAQNDPWEFHATLSNFRSDKSFKQQEPSTKESNTYTSSEAPISAGPPSLSAWVLDRGSFSINRNNGTNCLAQHRLQPIDEIATSSLASLSINNKTENPVTILANESSNFHPSSATYSVPNPMPSAPLLPDNAAWFTNLQSGSQVYPSNQSPPPPPSAYQDWSSAYGPPGYDPRFPAFTNGYTPPGRMTSSEWLRWYRESYKPEKANNYVQPTHMNTAGPGNHGNLLYHENYRFNQFDRWGNPIPLPSNQYTNMEPPGPPPLQPGFLTSAYGASEQKASLFNNFQRPSPYGCGAVTDMRNEPVSLLEYLKEKELRLQRDPNLGGPTFMGNQNSFI; from the exons ATGACACCTAATTTACATCTTCAACCTGTAGATCATAAAGAAGAAAAGGTTCTCCTTGAG ATGGGGAATTCTGAAAAGCAGCTATGGACATTGATTCATTCTAAAGGCCTATTAAATGCCGAGGCTCAAGACTTGTACCGCAAGGTCCGGTCTAGTTATGAGAGAATACTCTTGAACAATCACACACAGTCAGAACTTCAAGATCTTGAATACTGTTTGTGGAAGCTCCACTATAAACACATTGATGAATTTCGCAAAATACAAAAGAAAGGTTCCGGTAATGCTGCCGGAAAAAAATCAGGCACATCACCAGATGCTGCTGCAGAGAATCATTTGCAGTCATTTAAGTCATTTCTGTCAGAAGCTATTGAGTTTTACCAAACTCTGATTGTGAAACTCAGAAAACACTATGCAGTGCCAGAAGAGGCTTTGTTTTACAAGAAGGGTTGGACCTCTACTTCTGTTGAACCAGATGTCATGCTGAAATGTCAATATTTATGTCATCGTTGCTTGGTTTGTATGGGTGACCTCTCAAGGTATAAACAACAATGTGAAAACCCTGATAGTCAAAATCATAACTGGTCAGTTGCTGCCACTCACTATTTGGTAGCAACAAGGATTTGGCCAGATAGTGGTAACCCCCAAAATCAG TTGGCTGTACTGGCAACATATATTGGTGATGAATTTCTTGCCATGTATCATAGTATAAGAAGTTTAGCTGTTAAAGAACCATTTCCTGATGCTTGGAACAATCTTATCTTGCTATTTGAAAAG AACAGGTCATCACATCTGCAATATACATCAAGTGAAGTCTGCTTTGAATTTTTAAGACCATTAGGGAGAATCAGTGAAGAGACGAAAGAACAATACAAAGGCGATAGCCCGAATTACAGTAAATTTGAAGGCGAAAGTAATCACTTTGCAGATACAAAGTTATGGTCTCTTATGGTCAGGACCATAAGTTTCCTCTTCATAACATCAAG TTTGGAGGAGTTCCCTATTGCATTAGCATCTACTGTTGTTGAGTTGGATAAACTGATGGAGCTAGAAGATATTGAACTGAAGAACATGTTGGAGTCGTATCGTCAAATGGATTTAGCCAGAAGAGGTCCGTTCCGTGCCTTGCAAGTAGTTTCTATGCTCATCTTTTCCCTGAAGAATCTACTTGATAAGCTTGAAAAGAATGAATCAGAAGACAAAGATGATAAGCATTTGATGCAGCTGGCTTTAGCCGCTGCATTCAGCTTCATGGGACGTTTTACTGAAAGATGCTTAAAGGCTAGTTCTTTAAATCACTGCCCCTTGTTGCCATCTGTTCTTGTTTTTGTGGAGTGGTGTTCAAGCACGCTTGATTCGGCTGAAGCATGTGCTACGGATCAGACAAGTAAAAGAgctatttcatatttttttcatgTGTTTGTCCAACTTCTGAATCAACTAAATGTGAATAGAAAGAAAACCAAGAAGCTTCTTGATAATACCCCTCTATGGGAGGATTATGAGTTAAGGGGCTTTGTACCTGTTTCCCCTTCACATTTCTCATTAGATTTCAGTGGTAACTGGG CAGGAATGAAGATTGCAAGAAGATCAAATAATTTGCAGAAGTGGATAACATGTGATGAAGCAGGAAACAAGTTTTATGTGGCTAGTTCAGATGAAGTTCACAGCAAGAAAGGAACAGAAAAGGTGGAGACCGGCAGCAATGGTACAAGTGCAAAACATCTTAATCAGCAAATCAACAAAGACGCCGCGGCTGAACAAGGCAAACTTATAGCAAAGGATAGTTTAAGTAGCTCTGGTAGCAATGGAAAATCCTCTGCAGTGGAAGAAGAGGAGGTTATTCTCTTTAGGCCTCTCACAAGGTACAACTCAGCACCATCATACCCTTCTATCTCAACTGATGAGCAGACATCACCAAAAGACAAGGATGAACAAAACACCTCCTCTGATGATTGTTTGCGCCGTGCTACTTCTCTGCTTATGGCACAAAACCCAGCTCAAAATGATCCATGGGAATTCCATGCTACCCTTTCAAACTTCAGGAGTGACAAATCATTCAAGCAGCAAGAACCTTCAACAAAGGAATCAAATACATATACTTCTTCTGAAGCTCCAATATCAGCCGGCCCTCCTTCGCTCAGCGCTTGGGTCCTCGATAGAGGAAGCTTCAGCATCAACAGAAATAATGGAACAAATTGTCTTGCACAACACAGGTTGCAACCCATTGATGAAATAGCCACTTCATCCTTGGCTAGTCTTTCCATCAATAACAAAACAGAGAACCCTGTTACCATTTTGGCCAATGAATCTTCAAATTTCCATCCCTCTTCTGCCACATATTCTGTTCCAAATCCAATGCCTTCTGCTCCATTGTTGCCTGATAATGCTGCTTGGTTCACCAATCTACAATCTGGTTCTCAAGTATATCCAAGCAAccaatcaccaccaccaccacccagtGCCTATCAAGATTGGAGTTCTGCTTATGGACCACCAGGATATGATCCTAGATTTCCAGCTTTTACCAATGGATACACGCCACCCGGAAGAATGACTTCCTCCGAATGGCTTCGTTGGTACCGAGAGAGTTACAAGCCTGAGAAGGCCAACAATTATGTGCAGCCTACTCATATGAATACTGCTGGTCCTGGAAATCATGGAAACTTGCTCTATCATGAGAATTACAGGTTTAATCAGTTTGATAGATGGGGTAATCCTATTCCTTTGCCTTCTAACCAGTACACAAACATGGAACCGCCGGGGCCACCACCGTTGCAGCCAGGTTTTCTCACTTCTGCTTATGGTGCAAGTGAACAGAAGGCAAGTCTCTTCAACAATTTTCAAAGGCCAAGCCCTTATGGTTGTGGTGCTGTGACAGACATGAGAAATGAGCCTGTGTCTCTGCTAGAGTACCTGAAGGAGAAGGAGTTGAGACTCCAGAGAGATCCTAACCTCGGAGGACCTACTTTCATGGGAAATCAGAACTCTTTCATCTGA
- the LOC107619972 gene encoding protein RALF-like 19 gives MESKALLVIFVLATLAFAMVAEATKIHEFSRLTSPGDYDLLVDDNEFLMNSETTRRTLAQARYISYSALRANQIPCGQRGRSYYDCNKRQRANPYRRGCSRITKCQRTMD, from the coding sequence ATGGAGTCAAAGGCATTGCTTGTTATCTTCGTCCTGGCCACCTTAGCATTCGCCATGGTGGCCGAGGCAACGAAAATCCACGAATTCTCAAGGCTTACTTCCCCTGGGGACTATGATCTGCTCGTTGATGACAACGAGTTCTTGATGAACTCGGAGACAACTCGTCGGACACTGGCACAGGCACGGTACATAAGCTATTCTGCTCTTAGGGCTAACCAAATCCCATGCGGTCAACGTGGACGTTCTTACTATGATTGCAATAAGAGACAAAGGGCCAACCCCTACCGTCGCGGTTGCAGTCGCATCACAAAATGCCAAAGAACCATGGATTGA